The sequence GCTTTTCGCTGACGCCCACCGGCCCGGAGCCGGGGCCGCCCCCGCCGTGGGGGGTGCCGAAGGTCTTGTGCAGGTTCAGGTGGACCACGTCAAACCCGGCGTCGCCCACGCGCAGCTTGCCCAGGATGGCGTTGAGGTTGGCCCCGTCGTAGTAGAGCAGGGCGTCCTTGGCGTGGATCATTTCCACGATCTCGGGCAGGTGCTTCTCGAACAGCCCCAGGGTGTTGGGGCAGGTCATCATAACCGCGGCGGTGTCGTCGTCCAGGGCCTCGGCCAGCTTTTCCGGATCGAGGATGCCGTCCACGCTCTCGATGTTGACCACGTCGAACCCGGCCAGGGCGGCCGAGGCGGGGTTGGTGCCGTGGGCGGAGTCCGGGCAGATGACCTTGGTCTTCTTGTTGCCCTTGGCCTTGTGGTAGGCGGCGATGAGCATGGCTCCGGTCAGCTCGCCGTGGGCCCCGGCCATGGGGTGCAGGGTGAAGCCCGCCATGCCGGTGATCTCGCACAAGAGGCTTTCCATCTCGTGCATGACTTCCAGCGCGCCCTGGCACATGCGCCCCGCGCCCTGCAGCTGCGGCATGGCCGGGTGCAGCCTGGCGAAGCCGGGCAGCGCGGCCACGGTCTCCAGGAAGCGCGGGTTGTACTTCATGGTGCAGGAGCCCAAGGGGTAGAAGTTGGTGTCCACCCCGAAGTTGCGGCGCGACAGCTCGGAGAAGTGGCGCACCACGTCCAGCTCGCTGAGGTGGGGCAGCCCGGAGTCCTCCTTGCGCAGCAGGTCGCCGGGCAGCAGGTCCCCGGCCGAGACTGTCGGCTTTTCGGGCCAGGTTCCCTCGCGCCCGTGCGCGGACTTGTCGAACACGGTGGGGACGCTTCCGGTCTTGGTGGGACAGTTCTTCATCGGACCAGCCCTCCGATCATTTCGGCCATGACCCCGACGTCCTCGGTGGTCTGCTTCTCGGTGCAGGCCACCAGCAGGCAGTCTTCCATGCCCTCGTAGTAGCGGCCCAGCGGGAAGCCGGGCACCACGCCGCGCATGGAGAGGCGGTCGATGGCCAGGGCGGCGTCCATGGGCAGCCGCACGGCGAACTCGTTGCCGAAGGGCTGGTCGCTGAGCAGCTCCACGCCGGGGATGGCGGTCAGCCGCTCGGCGGCGTAACGGGCCCGCTCCATGGAGAGCAGGGCGGTGCGGCGCAGTCCCTCCTGCCCCAGCAGGCAGACATGAATGATGGCCCGCATGGCGCACAGCGCCTGGTTGGAGCAGATATTGGAGGTGGCCTTGGCCCGGCGGATGTGCTGTTCCCTTGCTTGCAGGGTGAGC is a genomic window of Desulfohalovibrio reitneri containing:
- the gcvPB gene encoding aminomethyl-transferring glycine dehydrogenase subunit GcvPB translates to MKNCPTKTGSVPTVFDKSAHGREGTWPEKPTVSAGDLLPGDLLRKEDSGLPHLSELDVVRHFSELSRRNFGVDTNFYPLGSCTMKYNPRFLETVAALPGFARLHPAMPQLQGAGRMCQGALEVMHEMESLLCEITGMAGFTLHPMAGAHGELTGAMLIAAYHKAKGNKKTKVICPDSAHGTNPASAALAGFDVVNIESVDGILDPEKLAEALDDDTAAVMMTCPNTLGLFEKHLPEIVEMIHAKDALLYYDGANLNAILGKLRVGDAGFDVVHLNLHKTFGTPHGGGGPGSGPVGVSEKLMPYLPISRVKKLEDGLFTLDYDHPESIGYVAPFYGNFGVYLKAFAYILRLGGEGLLRVSENAVLAANYLRKKLEDVLEIPYNRVCMHEFVASAQKLAEENEVRAVDMAKALLERGHHAPTVYFPLIVKECMMIEPTETESLQTLDEFVEDLRDIVRVARENPEAVKAAPQNLPVTRLDETKAAREMVITQPREEA